The stretch of DNA GTTCATGCCCCTTTCCGATGGCGTCCTCGACACTGGCAAAGCCATATTTTTGCAATACATCCGGCAAGTTCTGGATGATTTCAGGGCAGATGAATGGATGCTGGAAATTGGCTGTACCGACTGCCACTGCCGATGCTCCGGCGAGAAGGAATTCCAGTACATCCTCGGCCGTCGTGACACCGCCCATGCCGATGATCGGCAGATTGGTCATCTGGCGTATTTGGTATACCATACGGATGGCAACCGGTTTTACGGCCGGACCGGACAAGCCTCCGATTTTGTTGGCAAGCAGCGGCTTCCTTCCAGCCAGGTTGATTTGCATGCCTGTCAATGTATTGATCAGTGACAAGCCATCGGCTCCGCCTTCTTCGACGGCACGTGCAATGACTGTTATGTCGGTGACATTCGGTGAAAGTTTGACGTAAAGTGGTACGTCACTCACTTCCTTCACCGCAGCCGTGACCGTTTTGGCTAGTTCGGGATCTGTCCCGAACTGGACGCCTCCTTCTTTCACATTCGGACAGGAGATGTTCAGCTCCAGCGCTTTGATCACTGGATGCTTGCTGATTTTCTGTGCCACTTCTGCATACTCTTCTACGGTGCTGCCGGCTACATTGGCAATGATCGGCGTGTCATATCCGGATAAGAACGGCAGCTCTTTTTCCAGGATCTGATCCACTCCGGGATTCTGCAAACCGATTGCATTCAGCATGCCGGCATTTGTCTCGGCGACACGCGGCGTCGGATTACCGTACCGGGCCGTACCGGTTGCCGCTTTGATGGTGATTGCTCCCAGTAGATTCAAATCATACAGCTCGGCATA from Terribacillus sp. FSL K6-0262 encodes:
- a CDS encoding dihydroorotate dehydrogenase, with the translated sequence MNLAVDLPGLEMKNPILPASGCFGFGKEYAELYDLNLLGAITIKAATGTARYGNPTPRVAETNAGMLNAIGLQNPGVDQILEKELPFLSGYDTPIIANVAGSTVEEYAEVAQKISKHPVIKALELNISCPNVKEGGVQFGTDPELAKTVTAAVKEVSDVPLYVKLSPNVTDITVIARAVEEGGADGLSLINTLTGMQINLAGRKPLLANKIGGLSGPAVKPVAIRMVYQIRQMTNLPIIGMGGVTTAEDVLEFLLAGASAVAVGTANFQHPFICPEIIQNLPDVLQKYGFASVEDAIGKGHEHAGTNLSRA